Proteins from one Coffea arabica cultivar ET-39 chromosome 8c, Coffea Arabica ET-39 HiFi, whole genome shotgun sequence genomic window:
- the LOC140013441 gene encoding uncharacterized protein: MAAAWLPNPTQGDIRRPSKSFADIVAGKDLAGGMDTGTLGYHRGEPALVFSRQDLLGLAKPYRNALVGMFAFNRPPMEVIRRFFVTLGLEESCSVGLLDAKHVLIRPEVEKDYTKLFVRCTWYIQKSPMQLSKWSIDFKAGQDCIIIPISVNLPGLPFPFFDKKLLLKIGSLIGRPLQVDAATLNIKRPSVARLLIEVDVAKPPLPRVWLGDEEHGQWQKVQLEVWPSFCGHCERIGHGE, encoded by the coding sequence ATGGCGGCTGCTTGGCTTCCAAACCCTACCCAAGGAGATATTCGCCGTCCCTCCAAATCCTTTGCCGACATAGTGGCGGGCAAGGACCTCGCTGGGGGTATGGACACTGGAACCTTGGGGTATCACAGAGGAGAGCCAGCTCTGGTTTTTTCGCGACAGGATCTATTAGGGCTAGCTAAACCTTACAGGAATGCCTTAGTAGGCATGTTTGCTTTCAATCGCCCGCCGATGGAGGTCATCCGCAGATTCTTCGTGACGCTGGGGCTGGAGGAGTCGTGCTCGGTGGGTCTGCTTGATGCCAAGCATGTACTAATTCGACCAGAGGTGGAGAAGGACTACACGAAGTTATTTGTTCGATGCACATGGTACATCCAAAAATCTCCCATGCAGCTCTCTAAGTGGTCGATAGATTTTAAAGCAGGGCAGGATTGTATCATCATTCCCATATCGGTGAACCTGCCAGgacttccttttcctttttttgacaaaaaattgcTGCTAAAGATTGGCTCGCTGATTGGTCGGCCACTACAGGTGGATGCGGCTACTTTGAACATTAAAAGGCCATCGGTGGCCAGGCTCTTGATCGAGGTTGATGTAGCCAAGCCGCCTTTGCCGCGGGTTTGGTTAGGCGATGAGGAGCATGGACAGTGGCAAAAGGTGCAGCTCGAAGTTTGGCCGTCTTTCTGTGGGCATTGCGAGAGGATTGGTCATGGGGAGTAG